The proteins below come from a single uncultured Gellertiella sp. genomic window:
- a CDS encoding type II restriction endonuclease, protein MDIRRPADVRSKEKSAVLDFAEQAIAAWLAGTIGDFASSHAAMPDTLAMAELARRKFLDLHHLDNLDPFTLGAPGDALRDISRGLEWELFRDFQRRERAVSLVRVVLGDTPRALNAAAIIRSLIERVAEVDGLMLSASQQRKSRAGYSFEHHIESMLIDGKIPFEKQVIIEAKKRPDFILPSLATLRGVAETGAAGLILSAKTTLRERWKQVEREMGSSELFLATVDENIAANAIDDMASMGVVLVVPEKLKQSKLAEYGGRKNVISFAEFFRSDILKRMARWPRK, encoded by the coding sequence GTGGATATCCGTCGGCCGGCGGATGTGCGCAGCAAGGAAAAGAGCGCCGTTCTTGATTTTGCCGAGCAGGCAATTGCAGCCTGGCTCGCCGGGACAATCGGCGATTTTGCAAGCAGCCATGCGGCGATGCCGGACACACTGGCAATGGCGGAACTCGCGCGGCGCAAATTTCTTGATCTCCATCATCTCGACAACCTCGACCCGTTCACACTGGGCGCTCCGGGCGATGCCCTTCGCGACATCAGCCGGGGTCTCGAATGGGAGCTGTTTCGGGACTTCCAGAGGCGTGAACGGGCTGTTTCGCTGGTCCGTGTGGTGCTCGGAGACACTCCGCGGGCATTGAATGCCGCGGCGATCATTCGAAGCCTGATCGAAAGAGTGGCGGAGGTGGACGGGCTCATGCTGTCCGCGAGCCAGCAGCGAAAGTCGCGCGCTGGCTATTCGTTTGAGCACCATATTGAAAGCATGCTGATTGACGGGAAAATTCCTTTTGAAAAACAGGTAATTATCGAGGCCAAAAAACGGCCCGACTTCATCCTGCCGTCACTGGCCACGCTCCGGGGAGTGGCAGAAACTGGTGCTGCCGGTTTGATCCTGAGCGCGAAAACCACGCTCCGGGAGAGATGGAAACAGGTTGAGCGCGAAATGGGCAGCAGTGAGTTGTTCCTCGCGACGGTGGATGAAAACATTGCCGCCAATGCCATTGATGACATGGCCTCGATGGGCGTCGTGCTGGTCGTGCCGGAAAAACTGAAACAGTCAAAACTGGCCGAGTATGGCGGCAGAAAGAATGTCATTTCCTTTGCCGAATTCTTTCGGTCAGACATTCTCAAACGCATGGCCCGCTGGCCCCGGAAATAA
- a CDS encoding serine hydrolase, which produces MPGLPHNRPKDMPFTEWDRPPYNRWSFQHVREIVPTALVSRGDGPVLELSENLQDIGQRRFTFDGNSQTVEAWLGESYTDGFIALSGGKVIIETYSNGMGPKSLHLVQSVSKSVTAAAAGALVEQGLLDPDRLVTDYLPELEQTAYAGARLRHALDMTSGTFFDETYTAPDSHCAFLDAAAGWKPYGDPSWPRTVFDVILRLDSRELPHGERFRYRSIETDVVAHCMERASGKTTWQLVSDHVWAPMGAESDGYFTVDPSGYAAADGGFNASLRDLARFGLMMARGGRVEGRQVIPAGWIADCLKGDGTLFQGDYRIVLPKGAYRNQFWVEEAGRPILICRGVFGQLIYIDMEKDFVAVKLSSWPDFLNVPATRTALAAIRSIRDSL; this is translated from the coding sequence ATGCCTGGCCTGCCCCATAACCGCCCGAAAGACATGCCGTTTACCGAGTGGGACCGCCCTCCCTATAACCGCTGGTCGTTCCAGCATGTGCGCGAAATCGTGCCGACGGCGCTGGTCTCACGCGGCGACGGGCCGGTCCTGGAGCTGTCGGAAAACCTGCAGGATATCGGCCAGCGCCGCTTCACGTTTGACGGCAACAGCCAGACCGTCGAAGCCTGGCTCGGGGAGAGCTATACCGATGGTTTCATTGCCCTTTCCGGCGGAAAGGTGATCATCGAGACCTACAGCAACGGCATGGGGCCGAAATCCCTGCACCTCGTCCAGTCCGTGTCGAAATCGGTGACGGCGGCAGCGGCGGGCGCGCTGGTGGAACAGGGCCTGCTCGACCCCGACCGCCTTGTCACCGACTATCTGCCGGAACTCGAACAGACCGCCTATGCCGGGGCAAGGCTCCGCCATGCGCTCGACATGACCAGCGGCACCTTCTTCGACGAGACCTATACGGCCCCCGATTCCCACTGCGCCTTTCTCGACGCCGCCGCCGGGTGGAAACCCTATGGCGACCCCTCCTGGCCGCGCACCGTGTTCGACGTGATCCTGCGGCTCGACAGCCGCGAATTGCCGCATGGCGAACGGTTCCGCTACCGCTCGATCGAGACCGACGTGGTCGCCCATTGCATGGAACGCGCCAGCGGCAAGACCACCTGGCAGCTGGTCTCCGACCATGTCTGGGCCCCGATGGGCGCGGAAAGCGACGGCTACTTCACCGTCGACCCGAGCGGCTATGCGGCAGCCGACGGCGGCTTCAACGCCTCGCTGCGCGATCTCGCCCGCTTCGGCCTGATGATGGCGCGCGGTGGCAGGGTCGAGGGCCGGCAGGTGATTCCGGCAGGCTGGATTGCCGATTGCCTGAAGGGCGACGGCACGCTGTTTCAGGGCGATTACCGGATCGTGCTGCCGAAGGGGGCCTATCGCAACCAGTTCTGGGTGGAAGAGGCCGGCCGGCCGATCCTCATCTGCCGGGGCGTGTTCGGCCAGCTGATCTATATCGACATGGAGAAGGATTTCGTCGCGGTGAAGCTGTCGAGCTGGCCGGATTTCCTCAATGTGCCTGCCACCCGCACGGCGCTTGCCGCCATCCGCTCGATCCGCGACAGCCTTTAG
- a CDS encoding IS3 family transposase (programmed frameshift), with protein sequence MTRRPRRNHTPAFKAKVALAAIRGEQTLVELSQQFDVHANQIKQWKDQLLEGATGVFGDEAKAEPAGPTVDVKTLHAKIGELTLENGFFIRCARQGGIAGRKEMIDRKHKLSVVRQAKLLGFSRGSIYYSPRPVPDGDLVLMRRIDELHLDYPFAGSRMLQGLLRGEGLETGRLHVATLMKKMGIEAIYRRPNTSKPAPGHKVYPYLLRKLAVTRSNQVWAMDITYIPMARGFVYLCAVVDWFSRRVLSWRLSITMETAFCIAAVEDALARHGKPDIFNTDQGSQFTSIDFTDVLKKAEVSISMDGKGAWRDNVFVERLWRSIKYEEVYLHAYKTVPEARAGIGRYLAFYNSRRPHSSLDRKTPDQAYFNALPPMMVAA encoded by the exons ATGACAAGACGACCGCGCCGGAACCACACACCGGCTTTCAAGGCGAAGGTGGCGCTTGCCGCCATCAGAGGCGAACAGACGCTGGTTGAGTTATCCCAACAGTTCGACGTGCACGCCAACCAGATCAAGCAATGGAAAGACCAGCTCCTTGAGGGGGCGACGGGGGTTTTCGGCGATGAAGCCAAGGCGGAACCGGCGGGTCCAACCGTTGATGTCAAAACGCTGCATGCCAAGATCGGGGAGTTGACGCTGGAGAACG GATTTTTTATCCGGTGCGCTCGGCAAGGCGGGATTGCTGGGCGGAAAGAAATGATCGACCGCAAGCACAAACTTTCCGTCGTGCGCCAGGCGAAACTTCTCGGCTTCAGCAGGGGCAGTATCTACTATTCTCCACGTCCAGTGCCCGACGGCGATCTGGTCCTGATGCGGCGGATAGACGAACTGCATCTCGATTACCCGTTTGCCGGAAGTCGGATGTTGCAAGGGCTTTTGAGGGGAGAAGGGCTGGAGACTGGGCGGCTGCACGTCGCCACGCTGATGAAGAAGATGGGCATCGAGGCGATCTATCGCCGCCCGAACACCTCGAAACCGGCACCCGGTCACAAGGTCTATCCTTATCTCCTGCGCAAGCTGGCGGTCACCCGGTCCAACCAGGTCTGGGCGATGGATATCACATATATTCCGATGGCGCGGGGCTTCGTCTATCTCTGTGCCGTGGTGGACTGGTTCAGTCGCCGCGTGCTCTCATGGCGGCTGTCGATCACGATGGAGACAGCCTTCTGCATCGCAGCGGTCGAGGACGCGCTTGCGAGACATGGCAAACCCGACATCTTCAATACCGACCAGGGATCGCAGTTCACGTCTATCGACTTTACTGATGTGCTAAAGAAGGCGGAAGTCTCCATCTCGATGGACGGTAAAGGCGCATGGCGCGACAATGTCTTCGTCGAGCGGCTCTGGCGGTCAATCAAATATGAGGAGGTTTATCTCCACGCTTACAAGACAGTGCCCGAGGCCCGCGCTGGCATCGGCCGATATCTGGCCTTCTACAACAGCCGACGCCCACATTCATCGCTTGACCGGAAGACGCCGGATCAGGCCTACTTCAACGCGCTGCCACCGATGATGGTGGCAGCATAA
- a CDS encoding GntR family transcriptional regulator, which yields MKNEAPAERRRGSGVKYVYDILRDEILDLALPPGSLIDENQLAQRFSLSRTPIREALVRLAGDGLVTTLPNRSTVVSAIDFLNLHRFFDALSLMYRVTTRLAAQHHDTADLAEIRARQAEFRRAVEAEDALKMISTNRDFHAAIAEAGRNPYYNALFLKLLDEGRRIMRFYYSSFDDRLPPRYLDEHEDLITAIETRDIEQADRLAHAHADQIIAQIQKMIARDNRQPIRL from the coding sequence TTGAAAAATGAGGCCCCGGCGGAGCGCAGGCGCGGTTCCGGGGTCAAGTATGTCTATGACATCCTGCGCGACGAAATCCTTGATCTGGCGCTGCCGCCGGGCAGCCTGATCGACGAAAACCAGCTGGCGCAGCGCTTCTCGCTGTCGCGCACACCGATCCGCGAAGCGCTGGTCAGGCTTGCCGGTGACGGGCTGGTGACGACGCTGCCGAACCGCTCGACCGTGGTTTCGGCCATCGATTTCCTCAACCTGCACCGCTTCTTCGATGCGCTGAGCCTGATGTACCGGGTGACGACGCGGCTCGCCGCCCAGCATCATGACACCGCCGACCTTGCCGAAATCCGCGCCCGGCAGGCGGAATTCCGCCGTGCGGTCGAGGCGGAAGACGCGCTGAAGATGATTTCCACCAATCGCGACTTCCACGCCGCCATCGCCGAGGCCGGGCGCAACCCCTATTACAACGCACTGTTCCTGAAACTGCTCGACGAGGGCCGGCGCATCATGCGCTTCTACTATTCCTCCTTCGACGACCGCCTGCCGCCGCGCTATCTCGACGAACACGAGGACCTGATCACCGCCATCGAAACCCGCGACATCGAACAGGCCGACCGCCTCGCCCACGCCCATGCCGACCAGATCATCGCCCAGATCCAGAAAATGATCGCCCGCGACAACAGGCAACCGATCCGGCTTTGA